One Myxococcales bacterium DNA segment encodes these proteins:
- a CDS encoding beta-propeller domain-containing protein, with amino-acid sequence MRTLGMSLVLAASAFAVGCSGSSSTTPGGDAASTRATLRRASSCADLEQSLKADALGKMNKAVDAQIRSIRKYGYGGGIALNASVGARGAAEATGGTAAPQAATDASKASSFSETNKQVAGVDEADFVKTDGKYIYLIHGQKLEILNAWPAATLGEASAIDIEGEPTEMFQWEGKVVVYSRVDGAPIYAAAGKKPRSQFQDYAYAGGGMTDAAMPYPGGSGWMSNPLTKITVIDLNGAAGTVSRELYFEGSYLSSRRIAGKVRTVLNGAAPGPVLKGYPETPAIVQQSQTYPTYPAPETPGTPTKGGTPTPTPASTPTEAQLKDAWITAYEGLRSENAAKIQASTVTDWVPYTFTKNGGAVESGSIACEDFYLPTPGTTQYGLTHVQTFDATSSASAVHAAAIVGQADTVYANEKTLVLASRGWIGPEIYELLADANVGVTGGSTATVGVAPPPDATSSSGGGTAGGVGTRSVGLQTMPAPIGGVTTLSMNLTHLHKFDIGANPDTALYVASGTVAGNIKDQFSLDERAGAVRVTTTEQRGYAVAKGTTLPPNANLPRTANHVFALEEKGGALVTVGDVGDLAPGESIMSTRFVGDAAYVVTFLQKDPLFVIDMKNPRALSVLGQLTIPGFSSYMHPIDDTHLLTIGRDGGLALQIFDVTNPAAPTQSHKFVYTNDYGYSEAESNHKAFTYFADKKLLAFPFTGYGPTSMKSTLELFKIDAAAGIQRVGAVDHTSFFGNTVNRGYCGGYYEPSVRRGIFLDNVVYSVSYGGVIANDATTLSSLASYTLKAPVLASYPGCGGGVPVEDSPGKPL; translated from the coding sequence ATGCGTACCCTTGGAATGTCACTCGTCCTCGCTGCCAGCGCCTTTGCCGTAGGTTGTTCGGGCTCCTCGAGCACGACCCCCGGTGGCGACGCCGCGTCGACTCGCGCGACCCTCCGCCGCGCCTCGAGCTGCGCGGACCTCGAGCAGTCGCTCAAGGCTGATGCGCTCGGCAAGATGAACAAGGCCGTTGACGCCCAGATCCGCAGCATCCGCAAGTACGGCTACGGCGGCGGCATCGCCTTGAACGCCTCAGTGGGCGCCCGCGGCGCCGCTGAAGCCACGGGCGGCACCGCCGCGCCGCAAGCTGCCACCGACGCATCAAAGGCGAGTTCGTTCTCCGAGACGAACAAGCAGGTCGCCGGCGTCGACGAGGCTGACTTCGTCAAGACCGATGGAAAGTACATCTATCTCATCCACGGGCAGAAGCTCGAGATCCTCAACGCCTGGCCCGCCGCGACGCTCGGTGAAGCCTCTGCCATCGACATCGAGGGTGAGCCGACCGAGATGTTCCAATGGGAGGGCAAGGTCGTCGTCTACTCGCGCGTCGATGGCGCGCCCATCTACGCGGCCGCGGGCAAGAAGCCGCGCTCGCAGTTCCAGGACTACGCCTACGCCGGAGGCGGCATGACCGACGCGGCAATGCCGTACCCCGGCGGCTCCGGCTGGATGTCGAACCCGCTCACCAAGATCACCGTTATCGACTTGAACGGCGCGGCGGGGACGGTCTCTCGCGAGCTCTATTTCGAAGGCAGCTACCTCTCGTCGCGACGCATCGCCGGCAAAGTCCGGACGGTGCTGAACGGCGCGGCACCCGGTCCTGTGCTCAAGGGCTACCCGGAGACGCCGGCCATCGTCCAACAGTCGCAGACGTACCCCACCTACCCGGCACCCGAGACGCCGGGCACGCCGACGAAGGGCGGCACGCCGACGCCGACGCCGGCCTCGACGCCGACCGAAGCGCAGCTCAAGGACGCGTGGATCACGGCGTACGAGGGCCTGCGCTCCGAGAACGCCGCCAAGATCCAAGCGAGCACCGTGACCGACTGGGTGCCCTACACCTTCACGAAAAACGGCGGGGCCGTCGAATCCGGCTCGATCGCCTGCGAAGACTTCTACCTTCCGACGCCGGGCACCACGCAATACGGCCTCACGCACGTGCAGACCTTTGACGCGACCAGCAGCGCGTCGGCGGTTCACGCCGCCGCCATCGTCGGCCAGGCGGACACCGTCTACGCCAACGAGAAGACCCTCGTGCTCGCGTCGCGCGGCTGGATCGGACCTGAGATCTACGAGCTCTTGGCCGACGCGAACGTGGGCGTCACGGGCGGAAGCACGGCCACGGTCGGTGTGGCTCCGCCGCCGGACGCGACCAGCAGCAGCGGCGGCGGAACCGCCGGCGGCGTCGGGACACGCAGCGTCGGCCTCCAGACGATGCCGGCCCCCATCGGCGGCGTCACGACGCTCTCGATGAACCTCACGCACCTCCACAAGTTCGACATCGGAGCCAACCCCGACACGGCCCTCTACGTCGCGTCCGGTACCGTGGCGGGCAACATCAAGGACCAGTTCTCGCTCGACGAACGCGCTGGCGCCGTCCGCGTCACCACCACCGAGCAACGCGGCTACGCCGTCGCAAAGGGCACGACGCTCCCGCCGAACGCGAACCTGCCGCGAACGGCGAACCACGTCTTCGCGCTCGAGGAGAAGGGCGGCGCCCTCGTCACCGTCGGCGACGTCGGCGACCTCGCCCCCGGCGAATCGATCATGTCGACGCGTTTCGTGGGCGACGCGGCCTACGTGGTGACGTTCCTCCAGAAGGATCCGCTCTTCGTCATCGACATGAAGAACCCACGCGCGTTGTCTGTCCTCGGGCAGCTGACCATCCCCGGCTTCAGCTCGTACATGCACCCCATCGACGACACGCACCTCTTGACCATCGGGCGTGACGGCGGTCTCGCGCTCCAAATCTTCGACGTCACCAACCCCGCTGCGCCGACCCAGTCGCACAAGTTCGTCTACACGAACGACTACGGCTACTCGGAAGCGGAGAGCAACCACAAGGCGTTCACGTACTTCGCCGACAAGAAGCTCTTGGCCTTCCCCTTCACGGGCTACGGCCCCACCTCGATGAAGAGCACGCTCGAGCTCTTCAAGATCGACGCCGCGGCGGGCATCCAGCGGGTCGGCGCCGTTGACCACACGAGCTTCTTCGGCAACACGGTCAACCGCGGGTATTGCGGCGGCTACTACGAGCCCTCGGTCCGTCGCGGCATCTTCCTCGACAACGTCGTGTACTCGGTGAGCTACGGCGGCGTCATCGCGAACGACGCGACGACGCTCTCCTCGCTTGCATCCTACACGCTCAAGGCACCAGTGTTGGCGAGCTACCCCGGGTGTGGCGGCGGCGTGCCCGTCGAGGATTCGCCCGGCAAGCCGCTCTGA
- a CDS encoding alpha/beta hydrolase, with the protein MRGRWLLPLLFVGAMTADAATQTGRAVRTLTRLAGEAGPNERLAVTELSLDVGDQSVPARLYASVDAPASAPGIVLCHGIHRLGIDEPRLGRFSRALAASGLVVLTPRIEALTDYRIDAASVPTIDVATRTLASRLGRPRVGLMGFSFAGGLALVAASNPATSRGIGVVVAVGAHDDLGRVTRFFADGATTTPDGRSVTMRPHEYGPLVVAYGSAERFFSAEDVPRARDVMRLRLWERGGDADRLAKGLSEAGQHRFGELIAGDRAALAPLIAKVTEERAQDFRAASPHGKLGGIRVPVYLLHGSGDSVIPPTETAWLASEVPATQLRDALVSPIIQHVEIHGEPSWRERGAVVRFLARILGELETT; encoded by the coding sequence ATGCGCGGCCGCTGGCTCCTCCCGCTGCTCTTCGTCGGCGCGATGACGGCCGACGCTGCCACGCAGACAGGGCGCGCTGTCCGCACGCTGACGCGCCTCGCGGGAGAGGCGGGGCCCAATGAGCGCCTGGCCGTGACGGAACTCTCGCTCGATGTCGGCGACCAATCTGTGCCGGCACGCCTCTACGCGTCGGTCGACGCTCCGGCGTCGGCGCCCGGTATCGTGCTCTGTCACGGGATCCATCGCCTCGGCATCGACGAGCCACGGCTGGGGCGCTTCTCGAGGGCGCTCGCAGCCTCGGGCCTCGTCGTGCTGACGCCGCGCATCGAGGCGCTGACCGACTACCGAATCGACGCGGCGAGCGTGCCGACCATCGACGTCGCGACGCGTACGCTCGCGAGTCGCCTTGGTCGCCCTCGCGTGGGCCTCATGGGGTTCAGTTTTGCGGGGGGCCTCGCGCTCGTCGCCGCGTCGAACCCCGCGACGAGCCGTGGCATCGGCGTCGTCGTGGCGGTTGGCGCGCATGATGACCTCGGTCGCGTGACGCGCTTCTTCGCGGACGGGGCCACGACGACGCCGGACGGGCGGTCCGTCACCATGCGACCGCACGAGTACGGCCCCCTCGTCGTGGCCTACGGCAGCGCCGAGCGCTTCTTCTCCGCCGAAGACGTCCCTCGGGCACGGGACGTGATGCGCCTTCGCCTTTGGGAGAGAGGCGGCGACGCGGACCGCCTGGCAAAGGGGCTCTCCGAGGCAGGGCAACACCGCTTTGGTGAGCTGATCGCCGGCGATCGGGCCGCGCTCGCGCCGCTCATTGCGAAGGTCACCGAGGAGCGCGCGCAAGACTTTCGTGCCGCCTCACCTCACGGCAAGCTCGGCGGGATTCGGGTGCCCGTCTACCTCTTGCACGGCTCCGGCGATTCGGTGATCCCGCCGACCGAGACCGCGTGGCTGGCGAGCGAGGTGCCGGCGACGCAGCTTCGCGATGCGCTCGTCAGCCCCATCATTCAACACGTCGAAATTCACGGCGAGCCGTCGTGGCGCGAGCGCGGCGCCGTCGTTCGCTTCCTCGCGCGTATCCTCGGCGAGCTCGAGACGACGTAG
- a CDS encoding acyl-CoA dehydrogenase family protein, with protein sequence METRTDLEATLRLMRPIVRERLLPLEATFFRTGSFKAVEDELGRVRQEVKALGLLCPQLGKAHGGAGFSLVDFARISEELGWSALGHVAFNCQAPDAGNMEILALFGTPAQKADYLAPLVRGDARSCFAMTEPDRPGSNPTELAMTASLEGDEWLLSGRKWFTSSADGAAFAIVMAVTDPEAPPHLRASQLIVPMGTPGFRIVRNIPVMGHAGDGWASHAEVLFDGCRVPKDALLGGRGAGFAIAQERLGPGRIHHTMRWMGIAERSFDLMCRRAASRHMEPGSVLADKQLVQAWVAESRAEIDAAKLLILRAATELEEGGAKAARDSIGLVKFFAADVLSKVVDRAVQVHGALGLTDDTPLAYFYRHERAAHVYDGPDEVHKVSVGRRILKRYRGEAKP encoded by the coding sequence ATGGAGACGCGAACCGATCTCGAGGCGACGCTGCGCTTGATGCGACCCATCGTTCGCGAGCGGCTCTTGCCGCTTGAGGCCACCTTCTTTCGCACCGGCAGCTTCAAGGCCGTCGAAGACGAGCTCGGCCGCGTTCGGCAAGAGGTCAAGGCTCTGGGGCTCTTGTGCCCGCAGCTCGGCAAGGCGCACGGCGGCGCGGGATTCTCGCTCGTAGACTTCGCGCGCATCAGCGAAGAGCTGGGGTGGAGCGCGTTGGGTCATGTGGCGTTCAACTGCCAGGCGCCCGACGCCGGCAACATGGAGATCCTCGCGCTCTTCGGTACGCCAGCGCAGAAGGCGGACTACCTCGCGCCGCTCGTGCGCGGAGACGCGCGGAGCTGCTTCGCGATGACGGAGCCCGATCGACCCGGGTCGAATCCCACCGAGCTCGCCATGACGGCGTCGCTCGAGGGGGACGAGTGGCTGCTCTCGGGCCGCAAATGGTTTACCAGCAGCGCCGACGGCGCCGCCTTCGCCATCGTGATGGCCGTGACAGACCCGGAGGCGCCGCCGCACCTGCGGGCCAGCCAGCTCATCGTCCCCATGGGCACGCCCGGCTTTCGCATCGTTCGAAACATTCCCGTCATGGGCCACGCGGGCGACGGCTGGGCGAGCCACGCGGAGGTGCTCTTCGACGGGTGCCGCGTTCCCAAAGACGCGCTGCTCGGTGGCCGTGGCGCCGGCTTTGCGATCGCGCAAGAGCGACTGGGGCCGGGCCGCATTCACCACACGATGCGCTGGATGGGCATCGCGGAGCGCTCTTTTGACCTCATGTGCCGCCGCGCGGCGTCGCGGCACATGGAGCCGGGCTCGGTCCTGGCCGACAAGCAACTGGTTCAGGCTTGGGTGGCCGAGTCGCGCGCGGAGATCGACGCGGCGAAGCTCCTCATCTTGCGAGCGGCCACCGAGCTCGAGGAGGGGGGCGCAAAGGCGGCGCGTGACTCCATCGGCCTCGTGAAGTTCTTCGCCGCCGATGTCCTCTCGAAGGTCGTCGATCGCGCCGTGCAGGTGCACGGCGCCCTCGGTCTCACCGACGACACGCCGCTCGCGTATTTCTACCGCCACGAGCGAGCCGCTCACGTCTACGACGGCCCCGACGAAGTCCACAAGGTGTCCGTGGGACGCCGCATCCTCAAGCGTTACCGCGGTGAGGCCAAGCCGTGA
- a CDS encoding phosphotransferase family protein translates to MSLVDEARAVRPGEEVDVAKLEAFLRERAPEFAGPVTVSQFPGGHSNLTYLVTVGSRELVLRRPPFGNRVKSAHDMGREFRILSRLSAVFPKAPRALVYEEADAVLGAPFYLMERIRGLVLRGRALPQGVSLAASDLRALGLAVADTLAELHRVDVVKAELAELGRPEGYVERQVRGWIKRYADARPDDVPEMNEVEAWLQAALVAGVGATAPGLVHNDFKFDNLVLDAVAPTKIVGVLDWEMATYGEPMTDLGTALAYWTEATDPEEMRALPFGPTMLEGSLSRADFVVRWAEGSGREPVSLPFFHAFAHYRTAVVAAQIYWRYRHGHTKDARFAAFAPAVGILARAALRARDER, encoded by the coding sequence GTGAGCCTCGTCGATGAAGCGCGCGCCGTGAGGCCCGGCGAGGAAGTCGACGTCGCGAAGCTCGAGGCCTTCTTGCGGGAGCGAGCGCCGGAGTTTGCCGGCCCCGTGACCGTCTCGCAGTTTCCCGGCGGTCACTCCAACCTGACGTACCTCGTCACAGTCGGGAGCCGCGAGCTCGTCTTGCGGCGCCCGCCCTTCGGCAATCGCGTGAAGAGCGCTCACGACATGGGCCGCGAGTTTCGCATTCTGTCGCGCCTCTCGGCGGTGTTTCCGAAGGCGCCGCGCGCGCTCGTCTACGAAGAAGCGGACGCGGTTCTCGGGGCGCCCTTCTACCTGATGGAGCGCATTCGTGGCCTCGTGCTCCGGGGGCGGGCGCTCCCGCAAGGGGTCTCGCTCGCGGCCAGTGACCTGCGGGCGCTCGGCTTGGCGGTCGCCGACACGCTCGCCGAGTTGCACCGCGTCGACGTGGTCAAGGCCGAGCTCGCCGAGCTGGGGCGCCCCGAGGGCTACGTCGAGAGGCAGGTGAGAGGGTGGATCAAGCGGTACGCCGACGCGCGGCCCGACGACGTGCCCGAAATGAACGAGGTCGAGGCGTGGCTCCAAGCGGCGCTCGTCGCCGGCGTCGGCGCGACGGCGCCTGGCCTCGTGCACAACGATTTCAAGTTCGACAACCTCGTGTTGGACGCCGTAGCCCCTACGAAGATCGTCGGTGTCCTCGATTGGGAGATGGCGACCTACGGAGAGCCCATGACCGACCTCGGCACGGCCCTCGCGTATTGGACGGAGGCCACCGACCCGGAGGAGATGCGCGCGCTGCCTTTTGGTCCCACGATGCTCGAGGGGAGCCTGTCGCGCGCCGACTTCGTCGTCCGGTGGGCCGAAGGCTCGGGGCGTGAGCCCGTTTCGCTGCCGTTCTTCCACGCCTTCGCGCACTATCGAACGGCGGTCGTTGCGGCGCAGATCTACTGGCGCTACCGCCACGGGCACACGAAGGATGCGCGCTTCGCGGCCTTCGCGCCGGCGGTGGGCATCCTGGCGCGAGCCGCCCTTAGGGCCCGCGACGAGCGCTGA
- a CDS encoding HAMP domain-containing histidine kinase has product MRHRAPGADPKAPFCAPEPARTRVPRALRRGLQRRIFVSFGVTIFMTSLVVFTVMQLAGVSGTWRHDVDRARRFASRQLAAVWNDPPRRRVLVGGIAADLELGLSLYDVNGALLESAGGVCTRRAIQVKVFDPGTGVRLGRADVCPTGAMLPTTQRALLGFGVALVTLWAASGILARRLSRPLADVAEVAREIGRGHLESKERLAGRRHRDETGIVADALYEAATRIDKQLADQRALLAAVSHEIRTPLARMRLLVELAETAPQKLPEIDREIVELDALVADLLAGARIDFSALKPVPIDTTVLVRGVLEREGVDLSRLSAPDAISVIGDATLLGRAVTNLVQNAIKHGGGIDRVEIARAGEHVSIAFLDRGPGIAPGDEARLFEPFYRRPDAKGGGYGASVGLGLTLVRRIAEAHGGHAFAEAREGGGARMGFVVRA; this is encoded by the coding sequence TTGAGGCACAGGGCGCCGGGCGCGGATCCGAAGGCGCCGTTCTGCGCGCCGGAGCCGGCGCGGACCCGCGTACCGAGGGCGCTTCGTCGCGGCTTGCAGCGGCGCATCTTCGTGTCCTTCGGCGTCACGATCTTCATGACCAGCCTCGTCGTGTTCACGGTCATGCAGCTGGCAGGGGTCTCGGGGACATGGCGCCACGACGTGGATCGAGCGCGCCGCTTCGCGAGCCGCCAGTTGGCCGCCGTGTGGAATGATCCGCCGAGGCGAAGGGTCCTCGTCGGTGGCATCGCCGCCGACCTCGAGCTCGGCCTCTCGCTCTACGACGTAAACGGAGCGCTCCTCGAGAGCGCCGGCGGCGTGTGCACGCGCCGCGCCATTCAGGTCAAGGTCTTCGACCCCGGCACCGGCGTTCGCCTCGGTCGCGCAGACGTGTGCCCCACCGGCGCGATGCTGCCGACGACGCAGCGAGCGCTCCTCGGCTTCGGCGTCGCGCTGGTGACGTTGTGGGCCGCCTCCGGCATCCTCGCCCGGCGCTTGTCCCGTCCCCTCGCCGATGTTGCCGAGGTGGCCCGTGAGATCGGTCGCGGCCACCTCGAGAGCAAAGAACGCCTCGCAGGGCGGCGCCATCGGGACGAAACGGGCATCGTCGCCGACGCGCTCTACGAGGCCGCGACCCGCATCGACAAGCAGCTCGCCGATCAACGAGCGCTGCTGGCCGCGGTATCGCACGAGATTCGGACGCCGCTGGCGCGCATGCGCTTGCTTGTCGAGCTCGCCGAAACGGCGCCCCAGAAGCTTCCAGAGATCGACCGCGAGATCGTGGAACTCGACGCCCTCGTGGCCGATCTCTTGGCCGGCGCTCGCATCGACTTCAGCGCCCTAAAGCCCGTCCCCATCGACACGACGGTCCTCGTTCGCGGCGTCCTTGAGCGCGAAGGCGTCGACCTCTCGCGGCTCTCGGCGCCCGACGCGATCTCCGTCATCGGCGACGCCACGCTGCTGGGCCGCGCCGTCACCAACCTCGTCCAGAACGCCATCAAGCACGGTGGCGGCATCGACCGCGTCGAGATAGCCCGCGCTGGCGAGCACGTGTCGATCGCCTTCCTCGATCGAGGCCCGGGCATCGCGCCGGGCGATGAGGCTCGCCTCTTCGAGCCGTTCTACCGGCGCCCCGACGCAAAAGGGGGCGGCTACGGCGCCAGCGTCGGGCTCGGTCTCACCTTGGTGCGGAGAATCGCCGAAGCCCACGGCGGCCACGCCTTCGCGGAGGCGCGCGAGGGTGGCGGCGCGCGGATGGGCTTCGTGGTGCGCGCGTAG
- a CDS encoding response regulator transcription factor: protein MTRILLIDDDVRLHELLTSYLEQNGFSVTGAHDGPRGIALLSQSSFDAVLLDLSLPGMDGLDVCRRIREKNAIPIVMLTARGDEADRVVGLELGADDYVPKPFSPRELLARLRAVLRRTSADMRERSDVKVGELSLDPGARSATLKGRALDLTGLEFDLLLGLARRAGRVVPREALLEEAGRGDVSVGDRTVDVHISHLRQKLGDDPKSPRWIKTVRGIGYVLVKDLEAP from the coding sequence ATGACGCGCATCCTCCTCATCGACGACGACGTCCGCCTCCACGAGCTGCTCACGAGCTACCTGGAGCAGAACGGGTTCTCGGTCACCGGCGCCCACGACGGTCCACGAGGCATCGCGCTCTTGTCCCAATCGAGCTTCGACGCGGTGCTCTTGGACCTGTCCTTGCCTGGCATGGACGGCCTCGATGTCTGCCGCCGAATCAGGGAGAAGAACGCGATCCCCATCGTCATGCTCACGGCCCGCGGCGACGAGGCCGACCGCGTCGTGGGCCTTGAGCTCGGCGCTGACGACTACGTGCCCAAGCCGTTCAGCCCGCGTGAGCTCTTGGCCCGCCTTCGCGCGGTCCTCCGACGAACCTCGGCTGACATGCGCGAACGAAGCGACGTCAAGGTCGGCGAGTTGTCGCTCGACCCCGGCGCGCGCTCCGCGACGCTCAAGGGGCGAGCCCTCGACCTCACGGGGCTCGAGTTCGATCTCCTGCTGGGCCTCGCCAGGCGTGCCGGCCGCGTGGTGCCCCGCGAGGCGCTCCTCGAGGAAGCGGGGCGCGGAGACGTCAGCGTGGGCGACCGCACCGTGGACGTGCACATCTCGCACTTGCGCCAGAAGCTCGGCGACGACCCGAAGTCCCCGCGATGGATCAAGACCGTGCGCGGCATTGGCTACGTCCTCGTCAAGGACCTCGAGGCGCCTTGA
- a CDS encoding acyl-CoA thioesterase yields the protein MTLQVPYRSVQRVYFDDLDALNILHNVRYVLFMERARGEFFNELGFRWADDIKTNPDKHHVVAEHHIQYTSPFRGEGEVVVELMPKHLGTSSLKIAGEVKALHGTTVYARGESRIVRLDPVTNKPCSWSERFRGLVTPLVQAP from the coding sequence GTGACCCTCCAGGTGCCCTACCGCTCCGTGCAGCGCGTCTACTTCGACGATCTCGACGCGCTGAACATCCTGCACAACGTCCGCTACGTCCTCTTCATGGAGCGGGCCCGCGGTGAGTTCTTCAATGAGCTGGGCTTTCGCTGGGCCGACGACATCAAGACGAACCCGGACAAGCACCACGTCGTCGCCGAGCATCACATCCAGTACACGTCGCCGTTTCGCGGCGAAGGCGAGGTCGTCGTGGAGCTCATGCCGAAACACCTCGGCACCTCGAGCCTGAAGATCGCCGGCGAGGTGAAGGCCCTCCACGGGACGACGGTCTACGCGCGCGGCGAGAGCCGCATCGTGCGGCTCGACCCGGTGACGAACAAGCCCTGCAGCTGGAGCGAACGCTTTCGCGGCCTCGTGACGCCGCTCGTGCAGGCGCCGTGA